Genomic segment of Streptomyces zhihengii:
CCGACCGCACGGTCCCTGCGTGTGCTGCTGGTCAGCCACTACTACCCGCCGCACGTCGGGGGCATCGAGAACGTCGTCCGGCAGGAGGCCGTCCACCTGGTCCGCCAGGGCGCCAGCGTCACCGTCCTCACCAGCGGCACCCCGGCCGAGGTGCGCGCCCAGGGCCGCGGTGCCGCCGGTGAGGACGGTGACGGCGTGCGGGTGGTGCGCGTCGCCGCCTGGAACGGGCTGGAGGAACGCCGGGGGGTCCCGTTCCCCGTGCTGTCGCCCCGGCTCGTCCCCCTGGCGCTGCGCTGGGCCCGCTGGGCCGACGTCGTCCATCTGCACGACTGCCTCTACACCACCTCGTGGGCGGCGGGAGCGGCCGCCGCCCTCACCCGCACCCCGCACGTCCTCACCCAGCACGTCGCCCTGGTCGACCACCCGTCCCCGGTCGTCCGCCAGGTGCAGCGGGCCGTGTACGCCGTCGCCGGCCGGGGCCTGCTCCGGCGCGCCCGGCGGGTCATCGTGCTCAACTCCTCGGTGGCCGGCTTCGTCGCCGACCACGGCGCGCGCACCGGCAGCGTCCGGCACGTCGCCAACGGCATCGACGCGGTGGGCTTCCGCCCCGCCGGGTCCCGCGAGGAGCGCGACCGGGCCCGGGACCGCTTCCGGCTGCCCCGTGACCGGGTGCTCGTCCTGTTCGTCGGCCGGCTCGTCCCCAAGAAGGGCAGCGACCTGCTGCTGGCGGCCGCGGACCCGGCGTACGACCTGGTGTTCGTCGGCGAGGGCAACGAGGCCGGCCGCGCGGCCGGCCGGCCCGGGGTGCACTACCTCGGCGCCCTGCCGCCCGACGCCGTGACCGACGCGTACCGCGCCTGCGACGTGTTCGCGCTGCCCTCGACGACGGAGGGCTTCCCGCTGACGGTGCAGGA
This window contains:
- a CDS encoding glycosyltransferase family 4 protein, giving the protein MSTPTARSLRVLLVSHYYPPHVGGIENVVRQEAVHLVRQGASVTVLTSGTPAEVRAQGRGAAGEDGDGVRVVRVAAWNGLEERRGVPFPVLSPRLVPLALRWARWADVVHLHDCLYTTSWAAGAAAALTRTPHVLTQHVALVDHPSPVVRQVQRAVYAVAGRGLLRRARRVIVLNSSVAGFVADHGARTGSVRHVANGIDAVGFRPAGSREERDRARDRFRLPRDRVLVLFVGRLVPKKGSDLLLAAADPAYDLVFVGEGNEAGRAAGRPGVHYLGALPPDAVTDAYRACDVFALPSTTEGFPLTVQEAMASGLPVVTTDDPGYAPYGLDRDHVRLLPRDAGELRAALAALAADTRLRERMGRYSRHYATSCFAWPEHTRTLLGLYRCALSGTPGEQPSRTPVEAA